The following DNA comes from Cryobacterium psychrophilum.
AAAGTGCAGCCACACCACCGGCTCACGCGGCAGCACCGGGCCGCCGTTCACCCGCGGGCGCCGGATGAGCAGTATCACGCCCAGGGTCAGGCCGCCGAGGACGAGCCGCGACCAGGCCACCTGCCCGAAGGAGACGCCGTCGAGGGCTACCTTCATGAATAGGAAACTGGCCCCCCAAACGACACCCATGCCCAGGAATTGCAGGCCGACGATGGTCTTGCTGGAGGAGGTGTGGCTCACGTCACGAGACTATCGTGCGCCTCGAACACCGGGGTTAGCATCGATGGATGCCCGACTTCGTTCAGCTGTCCGCCACCGTGACCCTCCGAACGCTCAGGGAGGGAGATGCCGCTGCGCTGCTGCACGCCTACGTTCGCAATCGCGAGCACCTCGCGCCGTGGGAGCCGGCCCGGCTCGAATCCTTCTTCACCGTGGAAGCCCAGACGACAATGCTGGCCTTTCAGCTTGAGGAACTCGCCACCGGGGTCGGCCTTCCCCTGGCGCTCTGGGAGTGCGATCGTGTCGTGGGCCGCGTCACTCTGTCGCGAATTGTGCGCGGTCCGTTGCAGAGCGCCAGCGTCGGGTATTTCATCGATGGGGAACACACCGGCAGTGGCCTCGCATCCGCCGCCCTGGCGCATACTCTCGAACAGGCGCAGGGCACTCTCGGCCTGCACCGCATCGAAGCCAGCACCCTGCTGCACAACGCGGGCTCTCAGCGCGTGTTGCGCCGCGTCGGGTTCACGCAGATCGGGATGGCCCCCGAATACCTCAAGATCGCCGGCGAGTGGCGCGACCACCTGCTCTTCCAAAGAATCCTGGGCGAGCGGATGCCTGTACCGCGATAGGCGCCGAGCGTTCGTTGCGCCCGGCGCGAGGAACGGCTGCCCGGATCGGCTCTAACGCGCGGGGTCGTCGCGCCGGACGCTTCGGTAGGTGATCGAGCGCGAGGGATAGGCGCCCACTCGGGCCTGGAGCCTCGCACGCACGTCGGGCCACTCGTTGACCAGGATCGAGTACATGGCAGTGTCCCGCCAGCTGCCATCCGCGCGCACTCGGTTGCGGCGGAGCACACCCTCGAAGGTGGCGCCAATGCCCTCGATGGCTTCTCGTGAGCGCGTATTGATTGAGTCGGCCTGGATTGTGATGCGCCCGAAGTCGTTGCGGAAGGCTTCGGTGAGCAGAAGAAGCTTGCACTCGGTGTTCACGGCGGTTCCCCAGACCCGTGGGTCATACGCGGTCCAGCCGAGCTGGGCGCTCTCGTTGACGAGGTCAAGGTCGCCGAGCGTCGTGGTGCCCACGAGGTCGCCGTCGTTGATTCCGCCGAGTAATCGCACCACGTAGGGCAGGCTCTCCCACTGAAAGTAGTCCCGCGCCCAGGTGATGAAAGCATCGGCATTCGTGCGGAGGGCGGCAAGGCCGCCGCCGTAGCCGGACTCGAACACGGCGCGGTGCGCAATGGCGCGGTGGAGTTCGGGGAGCGCGGCGCTGCTGAGCGGTTGCAGCTGAACGAAGCAACCCCGGAGGGTGGTAAAAGGCGGGCGTACAGCGGTCACGACACCAGTGTGCCAGCTG
Coding sequences within:
- a CDS encoding GNAT family N-acetyltransferase; this translates as MTAVRPPFTTLRGCFVQLQPLSSAALPELHRAIAHRAVFESGYGGGLAALRTNADAFITWARDYFQWESLPYVVRLLGGINDGDLVGTTTLGDLDLVNESAQLGWTAYDPRVWGTAVNTECKLLLLTEAFRNDFGRITIQADSINTRSREAIEGIGATFEGVLRRNRVRADGSWRDTAMYSILVNEWPDVRARLQARVGAYPSRSITYRSVRRDDPAR
- a CDS encoding GNAT family N-acetyltransferase, producing MPDFVQLSATVTLRTLREGDAAALLHAYVRNREHLAPWEPARLESFFTVEAQTTMLAFQLEELATGVGLPLALWECDRVVGRVTLSRIVRGPLQSASVGYFIDGEHTGSGLASAALAHTLEQAQGTLGLHRIEASTLLHNAGSQRVLRRVGFTQIGMAPEYLKIAGEWRDHLLFQRILGERMPVPR